One genomic region from Eublepharis macularius isolate TG4126 chromosome 18, MPM_Emac_v1.0, whole genome shotgun sequence encodes:
- the ATP1A1 gene encoding sodium/potassium-transporting ATPase subunit alpha-1: MGRGTGRDKYEPAATSEHGAKKKKGKKEKDMDELKKEVSLDDHKLSLDELHRKYGTDLSRGLTVTRAAEILARDGPNTLTPPPTTPEWVKFCRQLFGGFSLLLWIGAILCFLAYGIQAATEEEPNNDNLYLGVVLAAVVIITGCFSYYQEAKSSKIMESFKNMVPQQALVVRNGEKLSINAEGVVVGDLVEVKGGDRIPADLRIISAHGCKVDNSSLTGESEPQTRSPDFTNENPLETRNIAFFSTNCVEGTARGVVINTGDRTVMGRIASLASGLEGGRTPIAVEIEHFIHIITGVAVFLGVSFFILSLILEYTWLEAVIFLIGIIVANVPEGLLATVTVCLTLTAKRMARKNCLVKNLEAVETLGSTSTICSDKTGTLTQNRMTVAHMWFDNQIHEADTTENQSGATFDKTSATWTALARVAGLCNRAVFQASQENVPILKRSVAGDASESALLKCIELCCGSVKELREKNSKVVEIPFNSTNKYQLSIHMNANPSESRYLLVMKGAPERILDRCSTILIHGKEQPLDEEAKDAFQNAYLELGGLGERVLGFCHLALPDEQFPEGFQFDTDEVNFPVDNLCFVGLISMIDPPRAAVPDAVGKCRSAGIKVIMVTGDHPITAKAIAKGVGIISEGNETVEDIALRLNIPVSQVNPRDAKACVIHGSDLKDMTSQELDEILTHHTEIVFARTSPQQKLIIVEGCQRQGAIVAVTGDGVNDSPALKKADIGVAMGIAGSDVSKQAADMILLDDNFASIVTGVEEGRLIFDNLKKSIAYTLTSNIPEITPFLIFIIANIPLPLGTVTILCIDLGTDMVPAISLAYEQAESDIMKRQPRNPKTDKLVNERLISMAYGQIGMIQALGGFFTYFVILAENGFLPSSLLGIRVSWDDRWINDVEDSYGQQWTYEQRKIVEFTCHTAFFVSIVVVQWADLVICKTRRNSVFQQGMKNKILIFGLFEETALAAFLSYCPGMDIALRMYPLKPTWWFCAFPYSLLIFLYDEVRKLILRRSPGGWVEKETYY; this comes from the exons GACGATCACAAGCTCAGCCTTGATGAACTTCATCGGAAATACGGAACTGACCTAAGCCGG GGTCTGACAGTCACCAGAGCTGCTGAGATCTTGGCTCGGGATGGCCCCAATACCCTCACACCCCCTCCCACGACCCCAGAATGGGTGAAGTTCTGCCGGCAGCTGTTTGGGGGCTTTTCCCTTCTGCTGTGGATCGGAGCCATCTTGTGCTTTCTGGCTTATGGGATTCAAGCAGCAACCGAGGAAGAACCCAACAATGATAAC TTATATCTGGGTGTTGTGCTGGCTGCTGTCGTCATCATAACGGGGTGCTTCTCTTACTACCAAGAGGCCAAGAGTTCCAAGATCATGGAGTCCTTCAAAAACATGGTGCCCCAG CAAGCTCTTGTGGTCAGAAATGGAGAGAAGCTGAGCATCAATGCGGAAGGAGTTGTGGTTGGAGATCTTGTGGAGGTGaagggaggagacagaatcccGGCGGACCTGAGGATCATCTCTGCCCATGGCTGCAAA GTGGACAACTCGTCCCTTACTGGTGAATCAGAGCCTCAGACCAGATCTCCAGACTTCACCAATGAAAACCCATTAGAGACCAGGAATATTGCTTTCTTCTCCACCAACTGTGTTGAAG GCACTGCTCGTGGTGTTGTCATTAACACTGGTGACCGCACCGTAATGGGCCGCATTGCGTCGTTGGCCTCTGGACTGGAAGGAGGGCGGACGCCCATCGCCGTGGAGATCGAGCATTTTATCCACATCATCACTGGCGTGGCCGTGTTCCTTGGCGTCTCCTTCTTCATCCTTTCGCTGATCCTGGAGTACACTTGGCTGGAGGCCGTGATCTTCCTGATTGGCATTATTGTCGCCAATGTCCCTGAGGGTCTCCTTGCTACTGTCACG GTGTGTCTGACTCTAACAGCCAAGCGGATGGCTCGCAAGAATTGCCTCGTGAAGAACTTGGAAGCTGTGGAAACTCTTGGCTCCACATCGACCATCTGCTCTGATAAAACCGGCACTCTGACGCAGAACCGCATGACTGTTGCTCATATGTGGTTTGATAACCAGATCCACGAGGCTGACACGACAGAAAACCAGAGCG gGGCCACTTTTGACAAGACTTCTGCAACTTGGACCGCCCTCGCCAGGGTTGCCGGCCTCTGCAACCGTGCCGTCTTTCAGGCTAGCCAGGAGAATGTTCCCATTCTTAAG AGGTCAGTGGCCGGCGATGCCTCTGAGTCGGCTCTCCTGAAATGCATTGAATTATGCTGTGGGTCCGTCAAGGAACTGAGAGAAAAGAACTCCAAGGTGGTGGAGATCCCGTTCAACTCAACTAACAAATACCAG CTGTCTATCCACATGAATGCAAACCCATCAGAATCGCGATATCTGCTTGTGATGAAAGGCGCACCGGAGAGAATATTGGACCGTTGCAGCACAATCCTGATCCATGGGAAAGAACAGCCCTTAGACGAAGAGGCCAAAGATGCATTCCAAAATGCCTACCTCGAACTGGGAGGCCTGGGGGAGAGAGTGCTGG GTTTTTGCCACCTGGCCCTGCCGGACGAGCAGTTTCCAGAAGGCTTTCAGTTTGACACGGATGAAGTGAATTTCCCAGTGGACAATCTCTGCTTTGTTGGACTGATTTCTATGATCGATCCCCCTCGTGCCGCTGTGCCAGACGCTGTTGGTAAATGCCGAAGTGCCGGCATCAAG GTGATCATGGTGACGGGAGACCATCCTATCACAGCTAAAGCAATCGCCAAAGGAGTTGGCATCATCTCAGAGGGCAATGAAACAGTGGAAGATATCGCCCTTCGCCTCAACATCCCCGTCAGCCAAGTCAACCCCAG GGACGCCAAGGCCTGCGTGATCCACGGCTCGGACCTGAAGGACATGACGAGCCAGGAGCTGGATGAGATTCTGACGCACCACACGGAGATCGTCTTTGCCAGGACTTCTCCACAGCAGAAGCTGATCATTGTAGAAGGCTGCCAGCGGCAG GGTGCTATTGTGGCTGTCACAGGAGATGGTGTGAACGACTCGCCTGCGCTGAAGAAGGCAGACATTGGTGTCGCTATGGGCATTGCGGGCTCTGATGTCTCCAAACAGGCAGCTGACATGATTCTGCTGGATGACAACTTTGCCTCTATTGTGACGGGAGTGGAAGAGG GCCGCCTGATCTTTGACAACCTGAAGAAGTCCATCGCTTACACCTTGACCAGCAACATCCCCGAGATCACCCCTTTCCTCATCTTCATCATCGCCAACATTCCCCTGCCACTGGGAACTGTCACCATCCTGTGCATTGACTTGGGCACTGACATG GTCCCTGCCATCTCTCTGGCATATGAGCAGGCCGAAAGCGACATCATGAAGAGGCAGCCAAGGAACCCCAAGACGGACAAACTGGTGAATGAGAGGTTGATCAGCATGGCTTATGGCCAGATTG GGATGATCCAAGCCTTGGGCGGATTCTTCACTTACTTCGTGATCCTCGCTGAGAATGgtttccttccctcttctttgCTGGGGATCAGAGTGAGCTGGGATGACCGGTGGATCAACGACGTTGAAGACAGCTATGGGCAGCAGTGG ACCTACGAGCAGCGGAAAATTGTGGAGTTCACGTGTCACACGGCCTTCTTCGTCAGCATCGTGGTGGTGCAGTGGGCTGACCTGGTCATCTGCAAGACTAGAAGGAATTCTGTCTTCCAGCAAGGCATGAA GAACAAGATCCTTATATTTGGTCTCTTTGAAGAGACAGCCTTGGCCGCCTTCCTCTCTTACTGCCCTGGGATGGACATCGCCTTGAGGATGTATCCTCTTAA ACCGACATGGTGGTTCTGTGCCTTCCCGTACTCTCTCCTCATCTTTCTGTATGATGAAGTAAGAAAACTCATCCTCAGACGCAGCCCTGGAG GCTGGGTAGAGAAGGAAACCTATTATTAA